From Prinia subflava isolate CZ2003 ecotype Zambia chromosome 20, Cam_Psub_1.2, whole genome shotgun sequence, the proteins below share one genomic window:
- the NHSL2 gene encoding NHS-like protein 2 isoform X8: protein MPFYRRSVAVRLRPAGPLTDLRDTCSLAALALLRQLAELCGHSVALLGDIEGHLRALARRAARLQRRAVRLQSLLRGRPLRAAATGSTNGPTSSTHTAIAESLSCSFVPETTSRGTTPQEISPRPPLSAPLRKTFSDLGARCCQPPTAMDGAANPCASACNGTQGPPFSPPWSPLGYGSPPSLTTGPGKGPTCTSPGGSIPSPSPGSPATSTSFFIATEERMGSNGPSFFSGPVPASPTSSGCIQGAKGNFLLGSREELEPAAGPVQLGVEQAGCRFRERSLSVPTDSGSLCSVDIAYAETRRGSTNYALGYPSASSEGSTSTDNVSLGLEPEGQRRRRSKSISLKKAKKKPSPPTRSVSLIKEGHDSDMGLTAALPKDQRPKSLSIPPELQGHRLVHANPQGSAGREPNSTAAPQQWHLTDWRASSDPYQSLSGSSTTTGTTAIECAKTRGSSESLVSPSVSRATTPSQLSAEVDVKTSSPGRPTGLMSPSSGYSSQSETPTPTVPTSTILGHSPHQVRVRPLVPERKSSLPPTSPMERSPRGRLSFDLPLTPPAHLDLSGLKISLKGKTKVSRHHSDSTFGTKLAQKTSLITPIMPVVTQSDLRSVRLRSISRSEPEDNADGPEHMEEPAHVSCPGLERKVKPPVAEKPPLARRPPCTLPKPPVLREESPLSPKSPPGTASKEKGLAQDAVVVLRRGELGRGLGEPHLSLTPVGPRRLSQGSLDELQPERSGAKGERRKAKVPPPVPKKPSVLHLPPMPALAQQGAGVGDLPPTPSPIITLDTDPTCCNPDAEDPPSPKAVGTTGWQAASEPASEPAPEQGSSAEAGMEEKSFASDKTAESIVEEDDEVFTMSRTTEDLFTVIHRSKRKVLGRKEPGDTFSSRPTSHSPVKTSGSPTSESLAAAGSSGKSSSRNEDFKALLQKKSSKTSPGTRPSAAELLKTTNPLARRVITEFAPELDSANSPKSQP from the exons GAAGCACCAACGGCCCCACATCCAGCACGCACACAGCCATCGCTGAGTCCCTATCCTGCAGCTTCGTGCCTGAGACCACGAGTCGGGGGACAACGCCCCAGGAGATCAGCCCTCGTCCACCCCTCTCAGCCCCACTGAGGAAGACCTTCAGTGACCTCGGGGCCCGCTGTTGCCAGCCACCTACTGCCATGGATGGGGCAGCCAACCCTTGTGCCAGTGCCTGCAATGGGACACAGGGCCCTCCTTTTTCCCCACCCTGGAGCCCCCTGGGGTATGGGAGCCCCCCCAGCCTCACCACTGGCCCAGGCAAGGGGCCCACCTGCACCTCGCCAGGTGGCTCTATCCCATCGCCCAGCCCAGGATCACCTGCCACCTCCACCTCCTTCTTCATCGCCACAGAAGAGCGCATGGGCAGCAATGGGCCCAGCTTCTTCTCTGGCCCAGTGCCTGCCTCCCCCACCAGCTCTGGGTGCATCCAAGGAGCCAAGGGGAATTTCTTGCTGGGAAGCCgagaggagctggagccagcagcagggccggTGCAGCTGGGGGTGGAGCAGGCAGGATGCCGGTTCCGTGAGCGGTCACTGTCGGTGCCCACTGACTCGGGgtccctctgctctgtggaCATTGCATACGCCGAGACCCGGCGGGGCAGCACCAACTATGCCCTGGGCTACCCCAGCGCCAGCTCCgagggcagcaccagcactgacaacgtctccctggggctggagcctgaggggcagcggcggcggcgctccAAGAGCATCTCCCTGAAGAAGGCCAAGAAGAAGCCCTCGCCACCCACACGCAGCGTCTCTTTGATCAAAGAGGGGCATGACAGTGACATGGGGctcactgcagcactgcccaaGGACCAGCGGCCCAAGAGTCTGAGCATCCCACCAGAGCTCCAGGGTCACCGGCTGGTGCATGCCAACCCCCAGGGGAGTGCAGGCAGGGAGCCCAACAGCACAGCTGCCCCCCAGCAGTGGCATCTCACGGACTGGAGGGCCAGCAGTGATCCCTACCAGTCCCTCTCTGGCTCAAGCACAACCACAGGGACCACGGCCATTGAGTGTGCCAAGACACGGGGCAGCTCTGAGTCCCTCGTGTCCCCTTCAGTCTCCAGGGCCACGACgccctcccagctctctgctgaggTAGACGTCAAGACCTCCTCACCAGGCAGGCCCACAGGGCTGATGTCCCCATCCAGCGGGTACTCCAGTCAGTCAGAGACCCCAACCCCCACTGTACCCACCTCCACCATCCTCGGGCACTCCCCGCACCAGGTGCGTGTGAGGCCCCTGGTCCCTGAGAGAAAATCCTCTCTGCCCCCCACATCCCCcatggagaggagccccaggggcAGGCTGTCCTTCGACCTCCCACTGACTCCACCCGCCCACCTCGACCTCTCAGGGCTGAAGATCTCCCTGAAGGGGAAGACGAAGGTCAGCCGGCACCACTCTGACTCCACCTTTGGCACCAAGCTGGCCCAGAAGACCAGTCTCATCACACCCATCATGCCTGTGGTGACACAGTCGGACTTGCGCTCCGTTCGCCTCCGCTCCATCAGCCGCTCAGAGCCAGAGGACAATGCTGATGGCCCAGAACACATGGAGGAGCCAGCCCACGtctcctgcccagggctggagaggaAAGTGAAGCCACCTGTGGCAGAGAAGCCACCACTGGCCAGGCGCCCCCCATGCACCCTGCCCAAGCCTCCAGTTCTGCGGGAGGAGAGTCCCCTgtcccccaaatccccaccaggcactgccagcaaggagaaggggctggcacaggatgctGTCGTGGTGCTGAggagaggggagctggggaggggtttgggggagcCCCACTTGTCCCTGACCCCAGTGGGGCCCCGGCGGCTCTCACAGGGCAGCCTGGatgagctgcagccagagcgGAGCGGTGCCAAGGGGGAGCGCAGGAAGGCCAAGGTGCCGCCACCAGTGCCCAAAAAGCCCAGCGTGCTGCACCTGCCACCCATGCCAGccttggcacagcagggagctggtgtGGGGGACCTGCCACCCACCCCCAGCCCTATCATCACGCTGGACACTGACCCCACCTGCTGCAACCCTGACGCTGAGGATCCACCATCCCCCAAGGCTGTGGGCACCACAGGCTGGCAGGCTGCCAGCGAGCCTGCCAGTGAACCTGCCCCTGAGCAAG gcagctcagcagaagctGGCATGGAGGAGAAGAGCTTTGCCAGCGACAAGACGGCCGAGTCCATCGTGGAGGAGGATGATGAGGTGTTCACAATGTCCCGCACCACGGAGGATCTCTTCACAGTGATCCACAG GTCGAAGAGGAAGGTCTTGGGGCGGAAAGAGCCTGGTGACACCTTCAGCAGCCGACCCACCTCCCACTCACCTGTAAAGACTTCAGGCTCCCCAACTAGCGAATCCCTGGCAGCAGCGGGCAGCAGCGGGAAGTCTTCCAGCAGGAATGAGGATTTTAAAGCCCTGCTCCAGAAGAAGAGCAGCAAAACCAGCCCTGGTACTCGGCCATCTGCTGCTGAACTGCTCAAGACCACAAACCCACTGGCCCGGAGGGTCATCACAGAGTTTGCCCCTGAGCTGGACAGTGCAAACAGTCCCAAAAGCCAGCCCTGA